A stretch of the Vigna radiata var. radiata cultivar VC1973A chromosome 7, Vradiata_ver6, whole genome shotgun sequence genome encodes the following:
- the LOC106768396 gene encoding DNA replication licensing factor MCM2: protein MEPGNPSSPDPESPTSPSVGFNTDQIPHTHTSRASEDDEASVDPDIVRDDLEEQPEEEEDGEDLFNDNFMDDYRRMDEADQFEAFGLDNSFEDDRDFDQMMEDRRAAEMEMDAREGRTTNRNKLPQLLHDQDTDDDSHRPSKRARADFRASLPSDDELQSSPGRSRGHSREDAHMTDQTEDDRDDDEFDDGYEMYQVQGTLREWVTRDEVRRFIARKFKDFLLTYVNPKNEHRDKEYVWLINDMVSASKCSLEIDYKQFIYVHPNIAIWLADAPQSVLEVMEDVTKSVVFDLHPNYRNIHQKIYVRITNLPVYDQIRNIRQIHLNTMIRIGGVVTRRSGVFPQLQQVKYDCNKCGAILGPFFQNSYSEVKVGSCPECQSKGPFTVNVEQTIYRNFQKLTLQESPGIVPAGRLPRYKEVILLNDLIDCARPGEEIEVTGVYTNNFDLSLNTKNGFPVFATVVEANYVTKKQDLFSAYKLTQEDIADIENLAKDPRIGERIMKSIAPSIYGHDDIKTAIALAMFGGQEKNVEGKHRLRGDINVLLLGDPGTAKSQFLKYVEKTGQRAVYTTGKGASAVGLTAAVHRDPITREWTLEGGALVLADRGICLIDEFDKMNDQDRVSIHEAMEQQSISISKAGIVTSLQARCSVIAAANPVGGRYDSSKTFSQNVELTDPIISRFDVLCVVKDVVDPVTDEMLATFVVDSHFKSQPKGANQGDKSFSESQDVNASAVPADPEILSQELLKKYITYAKLNIFPRLQDADMDKLSHVYAELRRESSHGQGVPIAVRHIESMIRMSEAHARMHLRQHVTQEDVDMAIRVLLESFISTQKFGVQKALQKSFRKYMTFKKDYNELLLYILRELVKNALHFEEIVTGSTSGLTYVDVKVDDLYNKAQEHDIYDLKPFFNSSQFSRANFVLDEERKVIRHRLV from the exons ATGGAACCAGGAAACCCTTCGTCGCCGGATCCCGAATCCCCAACCTCTCCTTCCGTTGGTTTCAACACCGACCAGATTCCTCACACCCACACCAGCCGAGCCTCCGAGGACGACGAGGCTTCCGTTGACCCCGACATCGTACGTGATGATCTAGAGGAACAACccgaggaagaggaagatggagAGGATCTCTTCAACGACAATTTCATGGA TGACTATCGGAGAATGGATGAGGCTGACCAGTTCGAAGCTTTCGGGCTGGACAACTCCTTTGAAGACGACAGAGACTTTGATCAAATGATGGAGGATCGAAGGGCTGCGGAGATGGAAATGGACGCACGTGAGGGTCGCACTACGAATCGCAACAAGCTTCCTCAGCTTCTCCACGACCAAG ATACGGATGATGACAGTCACAGGCCTTCTAAAAGGGCTCGAGCTGATTTCAGAGCTTCTTTACCGAGTGATGATGAACTGCAAAGTTCACCTGGAAGGTCACGAGGGCACTCAAGGGAGGATGCCCATATGACTGATCAAACCGAGGACGATCGAGATGAT GATGAATTTGATGACGGGTATGAGATGTATCAAGTTCAAGGAACACTCAGGGAGTGGGTTACAAGAGATGAAGTGCGCCGCTTCATAGCCAGGAAATTCAAGGACTTCTTACTTACGTATGTTAATCCGAAGAATGAACACCGGGACAAGGAATATGTGTGGTTGATAAATGATATGGTGTCAG CTAGTAAGTGCAGTTTGGAGATTGATTATAAACAATTTATCTATGTTCATCCCAACATCGCTATTTGGCTGGCTGATGCGCCTCAGTCTGTCTTAGAAGTAATGGAAGATGTTACCAAGAGCGTTGTCTTTGATTTGCACCCAAATTACAGAAATATACACCAAAAGATTTACGTACGCATTACCAACTTGCCAGTTTACGATCAGATTCGAAATATAAG ACAAATCCACCTGAATACAATGATCCGAATTGGGGGAGTAGTAACTAGGCGCTCCGGAGTTTTTCCCCAGTTGCAGCAGGTGAAGTATGACTGTAACAAATGTGGGGCAATTTTGGGGCCCTTTTTCCAGAATTCCTATTCAGAGGTGAAAGTTGGATCCTGTCCTGAGTGCCAATCAAAAGGACCCTTCACTGTCAACGTTGAACAG ACAATTTATAGGAACTTTCAGAAGCTTACACTCCAAGAAAGTCCAGGAATAGTTCCTGCAGGTCGACTTCCAAGATACAAGGAAGTGATATTATTGAATGATCTTATTGACTGCGCTCGGCCTGGCGAAGAGATT GAGGTCACTGGTGTTTATACCAATAATTTTGACTTATCCCTAAACACAAAAAATGGGTTTCCAGTATTTGCCACTGTTGTTGAGGCAAATTATGTTACAAAAAAGCAAGACCTGTTTTCTGCTTACAAACTTACACAGGAAGACATAGCAGACATTGAAAATTTGGCCAAAGACCCTCGAATCGGAGAAAGG ATTATGAAGTCCATTGCTCCATCAATCTATGGTCACGATGACATAAAAACTGCAATCGCTTTAGCTATGTTTGGAGGtcaagaaaaaaatgttgaaggAAAGCATCGGCTTCGAGGAGACATAAATGTTCTTCTTCTGGGTGATCCAGGAACAGCGAAGTCTCAATTTCTCAA GTACGTTGAAAAAACTGGACAGAGAGCTGTTTACACTACTGGCAAAGGGGCTTCAGCTGTGGGTCTCACAGCTGCTGTTCACAGGGATCCAATCACACGGGAGTGGACTCTTGAGGGAGGAGCCCTTGTTCTAGCCGACAGAGGAATTTGTCTTATTGACGAGTTTGACAAAATGAATGACCAAGATAG GGTGAGTATCCATGAAGCCATGGAGCAGCAGAGTATTAGCATATCAAAAGCTGGAATTGTTACATCTCTTCAGGCACGCTGTTCTGTAATTGCTGCAGCGAATCCTGTTGGAGGAAG ATATGATTCCTCGAAAACATTCTCTCAGAATGTTGAATTGACAGATCCTATTATTTCTCGTTTTGATGTCCTCTGCGTTGTGAag GATGTTGTTGATCCCGTCACTGATGAAATGCTTGCAACTTTTGTCGTCGACAGTCACTTCAAGTCACAACCCAAGGGTGCTAACCAAGGTGATAAGTCCTTTAGTGAGTCCCAAGATGTCAACGCATCCGCTGTGCCAGCTGATCCAGAG ATACTTTCTCAAGAACTACTGAAGAAGTACATTACATATGCGAAGTTGAATATTTTTCCAAGGTTACAGGATGCGGATATGGATAAACTGTCTCATGTATATGCGGAATTGCGGAGGGAATCTTCT CACGGACAAGGAGTCCCTATCGCCGTAAGGCACATCGAATCCATGATACGGATGTCTGAAGCTCACGCCAGAATGCATCTCAGACAACATGTTACACAAGAGGATGTGGACATGGCAATTCGTGTTCTACTTGAATCATTCATTTCCACACAGAAGTTTGGGGTTCAGAAGGCTCTTCAAAAG AGCTTTAGAAAGTACATGACTTTCAAGAAGGACTATAATGAACTGCTGCTTTATATTCTGCGCGAGCTTGTAAAGAATGCTCTGCATTTCGAAGAAATTGTCACCGGGTCTACTTCAGGGTTAACTTACGTAGATGTTAAAGTAGATGATCTGTACAATAAG GCTCAAGAGCATGACATCTACGATCTCAAACCATTCTTCAATAGCAGCCAGTTTTCAAGGGCCAATTTTGTGTTGGATGAAGAACGGAAAGTGATCAGGCATCGCCTTGTTTGA